atgattaacatttaaacaattacgctttatacttatgcatcaaattttcaaataccggcaacttctacaaagtcgcttgcattttaaacaaatcCCGATATCAcgtgttatgcaaaactaaacttactttgtcagaaatattttattcccaagcattaaaataagtatccactctgactatcgccagtgtattcgctattacgtaaccagccacctgttgactctgcgcgtggtcaatgtttgtttaacaatttccggtgtcataggcatgcacctgtctcgtgtcggacttcaaagggggatcccaagtgcagaaagcttagcagttactatgatttgatgaaacttgtttactttgtatccagttacacgctattgttttacatagacactgttagaaatagatcgatcatttgtacgacttgataatgacgatatacgacatacatacgtttcctaaaaaaattatctaacaataatcaaagaatttgacaataattaatcaatgaactataatcactcttataacggtactctttatatacacagggagtgaaattgccgtaaagatctcagccttagggcaagattattaacacaaccggtgtcagcctattgtataaacagtagtattgataattgccgattacgtattttaagattgaatttgaccattaaatatttctgatttatactttccactaacaactctttacaaataaaataattaaatttaaaaaaacatcccccggacctactgcaatattttcttccattcaaacttggtttcaattttactgcgcaatgttatcttcctactagtgatacatagaaccatgtgacgatgtgtttataaaaacggaacggtaaaacttttaattgattaaagacaatgtaacattttttaacaactgttgttattattatgtattaaagtgttgacagatgagtgaaaatgataattattaaagatgaacagtgaattcaacaacgtaattttcaatcacacagccaactcaagatgattaaaaccaagatttttaatgctattttaaaaaaatttctgacatcgagcctacgacaagtcgaacaagacgataagtcgggtgctctgcttcagaggaaaaaaataccgactaatcgtcGGAAAAATACGGTATATGTATATCTACTTGTGTTCCTGTACATCTGTGTATGTACCTGTACATATGTGTGTGTACCTTTACATCTATTAGATGTTTGTTCCTGCACATCTGTGTGTACCTGTCCATCTATTAGGTGTTTGTTCCTATAATTGTTAGATTTTGACACTGACCTTGGTCTTCATCTGAGGTCTGAGTCTAATTTTCCTTCAATGGCCTGAAATTGGATATTTTGCAATGTATTCATCATTAACTTTTCTACCCACAGGTGAATGGGTGCCTATGAATGGAAGAAGGGCCCCCTCCCAACCCCTGGCTTCTCCTCCTGCAGTCCCCCAAAACATGTCTCCACAAGTGCCCAATGTGGCTCCCCCCAATGTCACCAATATGGGTCAGCAGAGTATGAACCAGACCAGCCAGTTTCAGGTATGGTTAACTTGTAATGAAGTTCTGGTAAACCAGGCATTCTTATTTTACTTGTGTTTTAAACTCTATACACATGACTGCTTTGTAATGTTTTACCATCGCTTGTATCTTCAGAATTACCAGTCCTATGAAACTGGGATGCCCATGATGAACAGCTCTATGCCGCAGCATCTGAGTGTGCTGGAGAACGACTATCACATTCCGACCTCTAACCAGAGTTATCCGCCCCAGCTGGCCTCACCTTCCCATCAGCCCATCACGTCCCCGCTCCATCACATGTCCCCAGAACAGAGTCACCTTCAGAACTACACGTACAATCAAACGCAGCAGCAGGTACTGATTGCATGGCTCTTACCAAGTTTGAATTgctttcatatcatgttgttaGGAGATATTTTTGATAGGGTTGGAAAATCTGTAACTTTGGCAGTCTTGTCCTTTACAAGTGTATTGACACAATGATTACAGCACACTTGAAAACTGATTTATTTTAGTAATATGTGTATCAAAACTGCATTCTCAATTTCTCATAAATGGATAAATTATATAATCCACACATACTTTAGAAACACTGAGAGCACTTGAAAGATGAACAAACCAAAAGATTATTCTGCTGTAGGGATAGCAGTTGCATACTACCAGAGGTTGATGGTGTGCTAATTTCTGCTTTGTTTACAGAGTCAGGGTAACTACCACCCCCAGGAAAGGATGCCCCAGCCCCGGTATGCCACCCAGGAGAACCGGGGCTACGGCGGCAACACTTCCCTGGAGGAGACCTGGATGGACCTGGTCAACATCCTGGAGCTCCCCAGCAACGACAGCGCCGGCATGGTCAATAACATGAACGGCCCGGGGCGCATGATGACCCCCCAGAATCACTCCAACGCCCTGATCCAGAACGTCACTATGCCCACCCCCATCAACAACACTGTTAACACTAACAGCTTCGAGCCTCGTAAGCACCCCAATTTATCAAATACGGTGTCCTTATGACACAGTCAAAGAAAATTAATCAAAGATTCATTTGATAATGTTTCTGATGATATAGAGTTCGTGTAATCTTTGGTGTCAATCGGTCGTAGATAAATCCATGTCCTAATTCATAAACTCAAGTGCTGAAAAAATAGTTATCAATGAACAattcaaaacaagttttatcAGTCATAAATAATCATGGTCTTAAAAACCAACTCTCACTGAAAGaatatttctcaaaaatgcaTATTATCATGTATCCTACAATGTAAAGTTAATCTAATCAATAGTGTCTTGAGTTCTGCCAAAAGTAGCACTCTCATTTAATAAACAAGTTATGATGTGCTGGTGATTAagcacagtaaaaaaaattaatcaaagaaGCATGATACAGTACTAGtgttttgataaaacaaacttACTAAACACACTCTAAAAGAATACAAGAGATAACGATGTACCAATATATCTTAAAACCTTGTTGTGATCAAGTGTATCAAAATGATGGACAATAACGCAGCgattcattttatgtttgatgAAGTGTAGCTATTGTTTGGAATTTTGAATTACAGAAACGAGGAGTAACTTCACCTCTGCACCACCCAGTGAGGGCTGCTCCTCCCCACTAGAGTGGAACCCGACCAGCATGTTGTTTAACGGCAGCAGTACTGGCCCGGAGCCCAGCGGAGGGAACCTGACCACCCAGGTGGATGACATTCTGTCCAACATCATCGACGAGGGCCTCGATGACCTCAATATCACCGAAATGGCCTTAGAAGATGGTAAGCAAGACTTATCTTCATTCTAAAATATTATAACAAATTTCTCCAATGGTTCAAAGAATATTAGATAGGtaaataattgtgaaaataaatgtatagcTGAATTCtgtttgttgattaaaattagaattacaaaatgaatttgtCTTTTTGTAGCAGGTTTGGGCTCCATGCAGATGCTTGATGATGCCAGCAGCGAGTCTGGAATTTCCATGGGTGGGAGCTCGGGAGGTTCTCCCTCACAGGTAAGGACATGACCCACAACAGACACACCCACCCTCATCAGACACAGACGCCCACCCCTACCAACCACCATAACTATTGCCACTGAGTACACATACATGTGCAgtatttatgtaattttcttGTGGAATGTGTGAACTATAACATTGTAAATCTGTTTTCAGGATCACTTTAGCGAGGGAGCCATGTCCCCGTATGATGGTATGGAGGGTGGAGCCCGTGGGGGCGGTGACTTTGGTGATGGCACCCCCGACTTTGGGAAAAGGCCCAggaaatacaatttcaatgGTGGATTTAACTACAATGAAAATGGAGCCGAATCTTCTCAGTCCAACTATTCCTCGTCTTCTAACGACACCGATTTCCAATACCGTCCATCCAGCACTAATCATATCAGACACAACCACTCCTACCCACTGCAGCCCGGGCAGGAGCCCAGAGAGTTCAAGAAATACTCCATCACGGACAAACCCAAACAAAAGGGGCCGCACTGCAGGGACAAGAAGAGGCTGGAGGATCTCAAAGTGCCCCTGTCCATGGATCAGATCGTGGAATCCCCCGTGGAGGAGTTTAACGAGATCTTGACCCACCACAAGCTCTCCGAGTCACAGCTCCAGCTGATCCGAGACATCAGGCGACGCGGCAAGAACAAGGTGGCAGCCCAGAACTGCAGGAAACGCAAAATGGACGTAATTGTTACGCTGGAAGACGAAATGACTCAGCTGAAAGAATCCCGCGAAAAACTGATGGCTGAGAGACAGATGATCGACAAACAGACACGGGACATGAAAGATAAGTACAGCGCCCTCTACAGAGAAATCTTCCTGTCTCTTCGCGACGAACACGGACGTCCATACGACCCCGCTCAGTTCTCTCTACAACAGTCCAGTGACGGAAACGTGTTCCTTGTGCCTAAAAATGTTACATCGGAAGAACAGCTGGAAATGAACAAGAAGATCAAGGAGGAGCGGGACAAGGACTCTCACTGAGGACCAGCTTACAGTCCCAGAAATCCACTCTGTACACCCAAACTGTTGCTAAGATACTTTGCATTTTTCCCCTTGTTTTGGGAAATTAAGAATCTTGTTCTAGTATAAAGATCTGTGATCAAATTTAAGTGCTTGAAAACCTATACTCAGGAAAACTTGCAGTTTtcttacaaaaacaaaaaaaaattgtcataattTATGAAAGTTTTGTATTTATGATTAGGATTGACCCCATTCCCCTACAGTTTGGCTTGGCAAGTGTTGTCAGGGTATTAGGTTTGTGTGCTAGTTACTGAAATAAGTCCCGGTGGTGAACGACCAAAGATAGGGGTAGAAAAGCTGGAAGTAGATAAGGCACTCattaaaatgtatatgctcaaagctatacaaattttgtcataaagcATCAAATGGAATGTTTCTAAGCTGGAGAATTATGCGGTTTGTTAACCTTAAAATTTGATAGGATTTTAAGTTATATTAATTAGGTGTGCGTTGATGGCAAGagttcaatttattttatctgTACTTCAACTCCCAATAAAGTACACAGTTGAAAAAACGGGGGTCAGGGGTTAAGTGGTAAGGACATTTATTATTCAGCTGTGGATTTATTCTTTGTTCTTCCCCTACTTGTCCATTGTCCTCATTGATTGTCGGAGACAAGGAAACAATAATCCTTTGTTACAGCTGATGATATAAAAGATGAACTCAACAAAGAGTAATTAGATATGAAAGATTAAAACTCAGTTTTGCGTAATTGGAGCCTGGCATGTCTTATCATTTtaagaatcatttattgttttgaacTGTTTTTTTGGCATCAGAATGTTTATAACTGccattaataatattttgttatctatatatttacatctgtcctgtgttacatttattattcttttaaGGAGTTTTCAATTTGCAATATGAATAGCAACGAGGATTGGAGAAGCCTGATAAAGTGAAAAAATGTTAGATTGGTATCAAATATTAGTACGAAATATTAAGGATTGGCTGGTGTTTCCATACTGAATGCCAAGTTCGAATCTACGGGAAATGTGATCACATTGCACGTTGAAATGttacatgttatttaaaaatttggctCTATTTGGAGTAGAAAATGTATTCATTTTGATTCCtgttaatatattcatttttgtgtTTGACTTTCCCTCATGTTTGTTTCTGTATGCATATCACTTGGAACTCCCATCCCCCCTTCCTCCCATAACAAAGCATAGTTTGTAAAACAGGcttaattttgtacatttgttTCATTGCATGTACATACTGTAAGTTTTTGTTATCATATATTTGGTTCTTGCTTCGAATACTATTGACGTTACTTATACACTACCCTCTTTGGTCTTTGAGTTACGAGTAAAGCAGAGAATATATCTCGATCTAAATAGAGgtcatttttatcaacaaaagtGCTGCCTTATCGACTTACAACTTTTTATTTGGGTAAAGTTCAGTGCTTTCATAGACACTGCACACTTTGTTTCATAGAAATAATGGTATTTATTCTGAATTGTAggaattatgaaaatttttgtcTCTCCTTTTCTTTGTTTCATGATTTTCAATATTACGACATCATTTTAATCATTGAACCATGCAGGAAATGCTTTCAAATCTGAAATAATTTACCATTGAAAGTTCTTGTTGGTGATTGTTATTGAAGACTATTACAAACTGAATGCTTTTGACATTTGACGGATTATTTCCTAGCATTctgttgtttattttgtttctgCGTGATTGTTGAAATATTGATATCGTCTCACAAGTTATGGTTGTGTATAGGCGTattcatatgaataaaatatattttctgtaaagTTGGTTTTCTCTGATTGTCATGTTGTATCGCGTTCCCCATTAAATGCAGCACTTTGGGTGCTTATTTTGAATTGACTACCCTTGCATGTTAATGTGCAGTGACACCACCACAAAGATTCCATGAGACCATGTAATGCTACTACATTGATACCAATGCGAGCATCACCAGTAGTGAATCACCAGACTAAGTAGCATTATGTGTTATGGAGATAGCACCTAGGAAATATTATCGGGCATTGCCTTCAAGTGAAACTAACCTTCTACACACAAATCCAGAGGATAGTCAATAAAATAGTAAATGGTATAGTTCACCAGATACATGGAATATAAGACGGAAAAAAAACTCCGACATGCAAATGCAATGTGTGCTTTATATAAACAGATAAATATCTCAGTGTTAGAAATTGATAATCTTGTCTGTTTTGTACACCATTTGATGGAAAATTTTCTTCCTAGCATTAAAACACATTAAAAGTATGTTTAAAAGATGTGTAGTCACTAAATTCCTTAGACACGCTAGAGAAACAATGGAATGGCCTCGCCGTCACCAAAATTATAAACCCCTTTGTTTATTTTGAGGTCTCTAACTCAGACTTGAGGCCGACTATTGAGATGATGAAAGTTTGTTACACAGTGGGGACTGGTCCATAGGCTTGAGTTATACATGTGGTGCACCAGAACTGTGACCACAACTCGGAGGCAGGCTAGCCAGAAATTCCAAAGGCAGAGAGAAGCTAGGACTCGCAAGACTGATGGTGCAGTACcattgaaagaaaaagaaacctgtTTGGCTCTTTGGTTCATACAGGGCCGCGTTTTCCAAAAGAACCTACGATTAGGACTAAAATTTATAAAAGCTTAATATTCATTAGCTATCAAAT
This genomic window from Magallana gigas chromosome 5, xbMagGiga1.1, whole genome shotgun sequence contains:
- the LOC105321326 gene encoding nuclear factor erythroid 2-related factor 2 isoform X3 — its product is MMETQPVRLHGNNPVNGDLDLIDVLWRQDIDLGVGKEMFDVNLRRELEREREIELQKERQKQKDRELLQAKLEEQRRRHEQQWMAENFMRDGETGEWVPMNGRRAPSQPLASPPAVPQNMSPQVPNVAPPNVTNMGQQSMNQTSQFQNYQSYETGMPMMNSSMPQHLSVLENDYHIPTSNQSYPPQLASPSHQPITSPLHHMSPEQSHLQNYTYNQTQQQSQGNYHPQERMPQPRYATQENRGYGGNTSLEETWMDLVNILELPSNDSAGMVNNMNGPGRMMTPQNHSNALIQNVTMPTPINNTVNTNSFEPQTRSNFTSAPPSEGCSSPLEWNPTSMLFNGSSTGPEPSGGNLTTQVDDILSNIIDEGLDDLNITEMALEDAGLGSMQMLDDASSESGISMGGSSGGSPSQDHFSEGAMSPYDGMEGGARGGGDFGDGTPDFGKRPRKYNFNGGFNYNENGAESSQSNYSSSSNDTDFQYRPSSTNHIRHNHSYPLQPGQEPREFKKYSITDKPKQKGPHCRDKKRLEDLKVPLSMDQIVESPVEEFNEILTHHKLSESQLQLIRDIRRRGKNKVAAQNCRKRKMDVIVTLEDEMTQLKESREKLMAERQMIDKQTRDMKDKYSALYREIFLSLRDEHGRPYDPAQFSLQQSSDGNVFLVPKNVTSEEQLEMNKKIKEERDKDSH
- the LOC105321326 gene encoding endoplasmic reticulum membrane sensor NFE2L1 isoform X2 is translated as MLLKQYFTDGLVQIAIVLSLLRIDLNSYLNTNYVNYPEVQELILGQTAVYTQTNFHRNSFENYYSGHEHLKSVESEASIILQDLRSLSRFARHQVTRQQRIATFLVGLSNGGGRILTNSQPQDTQHVNNDNVNESPTTEQSSGTAQEEENAEPQEQEEVILCQVDADCSSAVDPSFEDLDLIDVLWRQDIDLGVGKEMFDVNLRRELEREREIELQKERQKQKDRELLQAKLEEQRRRHEQQWMAENFMRDGETGEWVPMNGRRAPSQPLASPPAVPQNMSPQVPNVAPPNVTNMGQQSMNQTSQFQNYQSYETGMPMMNSSMPQHLSVLENDYHIPTSNQSYPPQLASPSHQPITSPLHHMSPEQSHLQNYTYNQTQQQSQGNYHPQERMPQPRYATQENRGYGGNTSLEETWMDLVNILELPSNDSAGMVNNMNGPGRMMTPQNHSNALIQNVTMPTPINNTVNTNSFEPQTRSNFTSAPPSEGCSSPLEWNPTSMLFNGSSTGPEPSGGNLTTQVDDILSNIIDEGLDDLNITEMALEDGLGSMQMLDDASSESGISMGGSSGGSPSQDHFSEGAMSPYDGMEGGARGGGDFGDGTPDFGKRPRKYNFNGGFNYNENGAESSQSNYSSSSNDTDFQYRPSSTNHIRHNHSYPLQPGQEPREFKKYSITDKPKQKGPHCRDKKRLEDLKVPLSMDQIVESPVEEFNEILTHHKLSESQLQLIRDIRRRGKNKVAAQNCRKRKMDVIVTLEDEMTQLKESREKLMAERQMIDKQTRDMKDKYSALYREIFLSLRDEHGRPYDPAQFSLQQSSDGNVFLVPKNVTSEEQLEMNKKIKEERDKDSH
- the LOC105321326 gene encoding endoplasmic reticulum membrane sensor NFE2L1 isoform X1, whose product is MLLKQYFTDGLVQIAIVLSLLRIDLNSYLNTNYVNYPEVQELILGQTAVYTQTNFHRNSFENYYSGHEHLKSVESEASIILQDLRSLSRFARHQVTRQQRIATFLVGLSNGGGRILTNSQPQDTQHVNNDNVNESPTTEQSSGTAQEEENAEPQEQEEVILCQVDADCSSAVDPSFEDLDLIDVLWRQDIDLGVGKEMFDVNLRRELEREREIELQKERQKQKDRELLQAKLEEQRRRHEQQWMAENFMRDGETGEWVPMNGRRAPSQPLASPPAVPQNMSPQVPNVAPPNVTNMGQQSMNQTSQFQNYQSYETGMPMMNSSMPQHLSVLENDYHIPTSNQSYPPQLASPSHQPITSPLHHMSPEQSHLQNYTYNQTQQQSQGNYHPQERMPQPRYATQENRGYGGNTSLEETWMDLVNILELPSNDSAGMVNNMNGPGRMMTPQNHSNALIQNVTMPTPINNTVNTNSFEPQTRSNFTSAPPSEGCSSPLEWNPTSMLFNGSSTGPEPSGGNLTTQVDDILSNIIDEGLDDLNITEMALEDAGLGSMQMLDDASSESGISMGGSSGGSPSQDHFSEGAMSPYDGMEGGARGGGDFGDGTPDFGKRPRKYNFNGGFNYNENGAESSQSNYSSSSNDTDFQYRPSSTNHIRHNHSYPLQPGQEPREFKKYSITDKPKQKGPHCRDKKRLEDLKVPLSMDQIVESPVEEFNEILTHHKLSESQLQLIRDIRRRGKNKVAAQNCRKRKMDVIVTLEDEMTQLKESREKLMAERQMIDKQTRDMKDKYSALYREIFLSLRDEHGRPYDPAQFSLQQSSDGNVFLVPKNVTSEEQLEMNKKIKEERDKDSH